The region ACTCTGTCACCAGGTTCTGCTGACTCAAGACCTATTTCTATTGTTAAGTCTCCTGATGGTTGTGTTCCACTTTGTGGTGTAGCACTCATTTCATTTGAATTATTACTACTTCCTACATCGTTATATGCTGATACTACAAAGTAATAAGTGGTATTATTTGTTAAGCCTGATACTGTATATCTAGTAGTACTTCCTACGTCTAACGTTTCTGAATAACTACCTCTTCTTGTACCATACTTTACTTCATAACCATCAGCATTACTTACACTACTCCAACTTAGTGTTACCTCTCTATCACCAGCTACTGCTGAATTCAATCGTGGCTCTGTTGGACGTTCAGGTTCAATAATACCTCCACCTGGAGTATTACCCCAAACTAATTGGCCATTTAAGAATACAGCTACATTATTAGCATTATTAAACGAAAAGTCATTACTTTGATTATAATTTGACCAATCATTCTTAGCAAATCTAGTTTGAATCTCCGCAATCGCAGAAGATTCTAATGTGCCTCCTGAAAATTCTACAGATAAATAATGGCTTGCACCTGATGTGCTACTAGGCATTTGCACAAATGAACCCTGTACAGAATCTGTAATGCCATTATAATCTGGTGATACTATCGCTGCATGGTCACACCAAAAACTCTGTCCTTGATTATCGTCTATTGTATAATAGTATCTGATCTCAAGGTCTGAAAGACTAATTGAAGCATTGCTAACGTTTCTTATTGTAAATACAGGATTAATTGAGTTTGTTACTGCTGTAGTATCCTGTCTTAGCTCCAACTCAACCTGGCCAGTATTTGCAAATAAAGCTTGGCTAAATAATAGTAAAAACACTAGCAAGATTGTATAAGCAAAAAATCGATTTGAATACTTCTTCACTAGAATATTCCTCCCTTTCTATCCAAATTTATAATTTTAATTTAAAAAGCTTTTTTGTTTTAACACCCCCTATAATTTAAAACATCTACTAAAAAAACCTATTCATCAGGGTATCGCAGGCTTAATCTCTATTTCCACCCCCTCTCAATAATTTTTTTATAAAAAACAACAATATAATTGTAGGATTTGTCCAAAAAATTACAATAAAAATACAATAATTTATAATTTCTCTCTAAATAGTAAAACTTATGAAAGATATAATATAGAAATATTATAAATATAGATAAAAAACTATAAGTTAAATTTAAAAAAATATTATAAATTTATATTCTTTGTAAACATTTGCTGATTTCATATAAGGTTGGTAGTTCCAGTAATTTGAAGATGCATTCTAAGTTCTTGATATGATTTAGGGGAATAATTATAATAGTTCTACGAAACTAACTATTACAGTTGATTAAAGTAGCAAGTTATATTAAATTAATGCGTATATTCGCCTACAATACAAATACATTACTTTTAATTAGAAAAACAATATATCAAACAAGTAAATATAAATATTACCGCTTATTTATACTAAACATATACTTTTAAAATCTAGACAAGAACCTTTTTCAATAGATATACTGAAACATACTTCTAAATACATAATATCTATGCAAAATATTTATGCTAAATGTGTAATTATTTTAAATATTAAATCATTTAGCCAAATTCAATATGTTTTTTAATTAAAATATAAAATTATTCAAAACAAAAAAAGCAATAATTCCCAATATGAAACTCCATGTTAATTATTGTCGAAAAATATAAAAAATTCTGTTTATTGTACTGTTATGTATTGTATGTATTTGTCTAATTACTTCTAATTTTATCTAAATAAATCAATTTCCTGTAAAGCTTTCGCTATATTATGTGTTATATTATATCAACATTATCTAATTTCTGTAAATAGTTCAAATTACCTAATTTAGTAAATATGGTATTTAAAATCCTTTCTTGGAATCCTCTATTTTGCTTGTAAATGAATGGTGTACCTGTTTGTAATAAAAAAACAGACATGCAGACATACAAAAACCGGCTAAAAAGCCGGTTAAAATGATGAAAATTATATAAATTAATTTTAAAATATTAACATTATTAATTATATACTACAAATTGCTATTCTCTAACGAAGTACTCTCAGTTGGCAATTCCACGGAAAAGATCCCTACTTTCCAGGCACCATAAACCAATAATAAAACAACACTTATTAATATAATAACTGCATCTTGAAAATTAGATCCATTAATTATCAATGCCATTAAACCCAATCCTAAACTTATTCCATATACGCTTAAGACAGCTTGCCGTTGATTTAAGCCCAAGGCTAAAAGTCTATGATGGAGGTGTCCATGATCAGCTTCTCCAATTGGCTTTTTGTTATATAATCGTCTTATAATAGCAAAAATCGTATCAAATATAGGTACACCTAATGCCAAAACTGGAACTATAAGAGTAACTGCAGCAGCACTTTTCAATGCTCCTGAAACAGATATAGCAGCTAAAATAAAGCCTAAAAACATTGCTCCAGTATCGCCCATAAAGATATCAGCTGGATTAAAATTATACTTTAAAAAACCTAAAGAACTTCCTGCAAGAGCAATCGCCATTATAGCAGCTGTAAATTGACCCTCCTGTAAACCAACGAAAAAAAGCGTAAGAGCTGCAATAACAGAAATACCGGCAGCCAGTCCATCTAATCCATCAACCAAATTTACAGTATTGGTTATACTAACAACCCATAAAAGAGTTAATGGTATTCCCCAAGTACCTAGATAAATCATACCTCCAAATGGATTAGTGATGAATTCTACCCTTACACCAAATAAAATCAATATACTAGCAGCAGCAATCTGTCCGCTCAACTTTAACCCTGGAGACAGCTCATATAAGTCATCTAAAATACCAACGATTAAAATAAAACTTCCGCCTAATATAATGCCCAACATAGTACTCGTCATATTTGTTAGTAATAAGACAGGGATCAAAAATCCCAGATAAATAGCTATACCACCCATTGTAGGAATAGCCTTCTTATTAATCCGACGTTCCCCAGGCATATCTAATGCATCCATTCTAAAAGCAATTTTTTTAACCATTGGAGTTAAAAGGTAAGTCAATAATAAGCTAACGAAAAATGCAGAAATATAAGTCAGCATTTAGCACCTCTCTTTCCAACTTCTATCTTAACAGAAACTAGGCCTTATTAGCAAAGGAAATTTTAGGAATTATTTGGTGCCGTATAATCTATCGCCAGCATCTCCTAAGCCAGGTACTATATAAGCATGATCATTTAACTTTTCATCTACAGCAGCAATAAAAATATCAACATCTGGATGATCTTCCTGTACCCGCTTTATTCCCTCTGGCGCAGAGATAAGACACATCAATTTAATACTGCGTGGTTTCCTTTCTTTAACAAAGTGAATAGCAGCTGAAGCTGAACCTCCAGTAGCTAACATTGGATCAATTACAATTAAGTCTCTTTCTTCTACGTCTGTTGGCATTTTACAATAATATTCCACCGGTTCCAATGTATCTGGCTCACGATACAAACCCACATGACCAACTTTAGCTGTTGGTATTAATTTTAACACTCCATCTAACATTCCAAGGCCTGCGCGTAATATGGGCACAACTCCAACTTTCTTACCCGAAATTTTATTAGCCTTAGTTTTTTGGAGTGGAGTTTCTATTTCTACCTCTTTTAAAGGAAGATCTCTGGTAACCTCATAAGCCATTAAAGTAGCTATTTCATTAACTAATTCTCTAAATTCTTTTGCACCTGTTTTTTTGTCTCTTATTAAAGCAATTTTATGTTGTATTAAAGGATGATCTGTTACAGTAAGATTACTCATCAGAATTACGTTCTCCCCTTTCAATTTCTGTAATTTTATCTATTCTATTTTGGTGTCTTCCACCATCAAAATCTTCACCTAGCCAAACTTTGACTATATCTAAAGCAAGTCCTGGACCCACAACTCTTGCTCCCATTGTCAATACATTGCTATTATTATGATTCCTAGTTGCTCTCGCAGAAAAAGTATCATGGCACAAAGCTGCTCTTATTCCTTTTACTTTATTAGCTGTGATACACATTCCTATTCCAGTCCCACAAATGAGTATCCCTTTATCGCACTCACCATCAGCGACTAATTTTGCTACTTCATAACTATAATCTGGATAATCAACAGATTGACTTGAGTCAGTTCCCATATCTTTGTACTCATATCCTTTTTCATTCAAAAACTCAATTATATCCCTTTTTAAATCATAAGCTGCATGATCTGAACCAATTGCAATCCTCATATTATCACCTCTATATTTATATTCTTCAAATTTTAAAATTTCCCTGCTTAATTTTTAGATTGAGCCAATTTGCCTAAAACACCTTCAAGAGATTCCTTAATATCATCTCTTGTATCAATGTATATATCATGAGATTGTCCATAAGGATCAATCACATCGCCTGTTTCAGAATTAGAACATTCTTTTAGTGTATATATTTTATCTGCATATTCAGGAAACTCTTCCAAAATAATCTTCTTATGTACTCTTGTCATAGTTATAAGTAAACTTGCCTCTGATATCATTTCTTTACTGAGTTCTTTACTTAAATGTTTACTTGAATCTATCCCTTCATCTTTTAGGACATCAGCAGCATTTCTACTAATCGTCTGACCTGGAAAGGCGGATATTCCAGCTGAAAAAACTCGCCAACCTTCAATACCTCTCTCATGAAGCATTTTTTTTAACAACAACTCTGCCATTGGACTCCTACATGTATTGCCTGTACAAACAAAAACTATCTTTGGCAAAAAAATCACCTCTGATTAAAATGATAAGTATATAAACATATATCAATTCATCAATATATCACACCTGAAAAATGCAATCCCAAGAAAATCAAAGCGAATCCACCCAATATCTGTGCCTTTTCTCCCATAAAATGACCTAACTTGGAACCAAAAACCAGACCTAAAGCCATCATTATTCCTGCTACAAAACCAATTACTAGAGTTACTATAAAAGTAATATTACCTAACATGCCCAAACTTATACCTACTGAAAGAGAATCTATACTTACACTAAAAGCAAGAACAATCAAACCCCAACCCTTAACATTAAAATTACATAGTTCTTCTTCAGTTTCTAGCCATCTTTCTACTATCATATAGGCTCCTATTAACATTAATAAACCAGAACCTACTACATTTAGAGCCCCTTCCAAATTACCCTCTATATTAAATAAAACACGTAAAATATCCTGTATAATCTTTCCTCCATAAATACCAAGCAATGGCATTACGATATGGAAAAGGGCAATAACTCCACTAATTCTTATAATACTTTTATTCTCAAACTGTTGAATCCCACATATAATAGCTACTGAAAAAGCATCTGTTCCAAGTGCAATAGCTAGTGCGAGAGTCTCCCAAGATGTCAATATAATCTTCCCCTTTTTCAAGCCAATTTAATACTGTAGTTTAACTTTTACCTTATTTATATGTGCAAAATTCCTAATCTATTCTCTTATAAAAATTATACTTTAAGATTCAAGGCTTGCCTTGTACAAACGATTCATAACTGCCTCCCCTATCCCTTCTTCTGGAATTGCTTCAATATAAGCTTTTCTTAGAGACATCTGATCAAGACTACGTAAAAGAGAAAAAAGATTAGCTGCAATCATTTCAACTTTTTTCCTGGAACCCATTTTAATCAATTTTATTCCTGGCCCATGTAGAAAAGAACTATATTTTTCGTAAGACTCATTAGTAAGTATAAATCCTACAGCTTCTTGGCATTCTTTTTGATAATTATCACCTTTATTACTATGCAGTATTTCTTCAAGTATTTTCACTAAGTCATCATTATCCTTTACTATATAGAGAGGAGTCTCTGGTGAATAATGACGGTATTTCATACCAGGAGATAAGGGCTTCTCATTATCTAATTCTTTCTCTAATTTTCCCTGAACATAATTATTACTATCGTCTAACTTATATCCCAACACTTTCTCAATATCTTTTCTACTAACACCACCAGGTCTTAAAATCCTTACTTGCCCTCTAACATCAAGAACAGTTGACTCTAAACCAACCTTAGAAGGACCCCCATCAAGAATCATAGCAATCCTACCATCAAGATCATTTGCAACATGATCAGCTGTAGTTGGGCTAGGAGCACCTGATTTATTGGCGCTAGGAGCAGCTAAAGCTAATCCAGATAACTCTATTAAAGCTCGACTCAAAGGATGAGCGGGCATTCTAATTGCAACACTAGAAAGACCAGCTGTAGTTGCATCAGGTAGCAGATCATTTTTATCTAGGATAATTGTTAAAGGGCCAGGCCAAAAATTAGAAATTAAGTTCTCAGTTTCTACACTTATATCTCCTCTAATCAACGATCTAAGCTGTTCTCTATTGGCAATATGTACTATCAAAGGGTTATCCTGAGGACGCCCTTTAGCCTGATATATTTTTTCCACTGCCTTTGTCTTACTAGCATCAGCTCCCAAACCATAAACCGTTTCAGTGGGAAAGGCAAGCACTTCTCCTTTTTTCAATAAATTAGCAGCCAGCTTCACTGCTTCTTCCTTTTTTAGTTCTTCTATATTGGCTTCTTTTATTAAATTATAATTCACTTTTTGAAAAATAGTATCATATTTCTTAGACATTACTACACCCTATTCTTTTTACTAGTATAACTCCAACTTCGCAGTTGCTATAATAGTTTTAATATACTTCCTGCTTAGCCATTTGCTGAATGAAATTAAAGAAATCTCCAATTTAACACATTAAGGTTGATTTGCTTAATATCACAGTTCGGATATCAAAAAAGCACCAGCCCCGCATGGAAGGCTATAAATGGTTAACAAGTGCGGCCAGTACTAACTGTTCTAGCATTGCAGTTAAAGCCATTGGCTAAACAAATACTAAAGCAAAGTAGCATTTAAAAATTATATCTTCTCTGCAAATACCATACGATCATGTCCAGACAAATCTTTTTCCACCCTAATATTCTTCCAATCTTCATCAAAAAGCTTTTTAATACTCTCTCCCTGATTATATCCAATTTCCATAGCTAATAGACCTTCTATTTTTAAAACACTTTTAGCCTGAGGGATAAGTTTACGATAATAATCAAGACCATCATTACCTCCACTCAAGGCTATAGCCGGTTCTTTTTTTACTTCCTCAGAAAGGATAGCCATTCCTTCCTTATCTATGTAAGGAGGATTAGAAACAACTATATCTACATTTTTCTTTTCTAATTTAATAAGAGGGCTTAACAAATCACCGCGAGCTGCCTTAACTCTTTGAGATAATTGAAATTTTTCTATATTTTTTTTACTGACCTCTAATGCTTCTGCAGAGATATCAATAGCCAATATTCTAGCATCTGTCAAATAGTAAGCAAGAGAGACGGCTATAGCACCGCTCCCTGTACATACATCTACTATATTAGGATCATTTAAAGACTTTTTCTCACAATATTTTATTAGACTCTCCACTAATTCTTCAGTTTCTGGACGAGGGATCAAAACATCTTCATTTACAAAAAACTCCAAAGACATGAATTCTTTCTTTTCTAATAGATATGCAATAGGCACCTTTTGTGCCCGCTTATGAACTAAATCCCGATACTGATCTAACTCGCCTTTTTTAAGAGGTTTATCAAAATGAACATATAATTGAATCCTCTCAAGTTCCATAACATGAGATAAAAGTACTTCAGCCTCAAGTCTAGGGTTATTTACACCATGTTTTTTTAAATATTCCTCTGTGCTTGTAAGTATCTCTTTAATATTCAAACTCTACACCTTCTGTAATCTCTTTATCATATCTTCATTAATTAATTCTTCAATAACTAACTCTAAATCTCCATTTAAAACCTGTTCTAATTTATGGAGGGTTAAATTAATCCTGTGATCACTAACTCGACCTTGTGGAAAGTTATAGGTCCTAATCTTTTCACTACGATCCCCAGTACCAACTTGTGTCTTTCTGGCTTCATCTAGTTCTGCCTGTTGTTCCTGTTCATACATTTCTTTCAATCTAGCACGCAAGACACGTAAGGCCTTGGCCTTATTTTTATGCTGTGATTTTTCATCCTGACAGGAAACAACCAAACCAGAAGGTTCATGAGTGATTCTAACAGCTGAATCAGTAGTATTTACACTTTGACCTCCAGGACCGCTTGAGCGGTAAACATCGATTCTTAATTCATTAGGGTCAATTTCAAAATCAATATCTTCAGCTTCTGGTAATACAGCTACAGTTGCTGTAGATGTATGAATTCTTCCACTAGACTCTGTTGAAGGGACACGCTGCACTCTATGAACACCACTTTCATACTTCAACTTACTATAAACATCCCCACCCTCTACAGTAAAGATGATTTCCTTAAAACCACCTACACCCGAGCTACTTGAACTCATCACATCAGACTTCCAGCCTCTACCCTCTGCATAGCGAGTGTACATACGATAAAGATCAGCAGCAAATAAAGCAGCCTCATCTCCACCAGCTCCGGCTCTAATTTCCACAATAACGTTCTTTTCATCATTGGGATCCTCAGGCAATAATAAAATTGGCAGTTCCTCTTCTAGCCTTTCCCTAATTGGACTAAGTTCTTCCATTTCCATTTCAGCTAATTCTTTAACATCACTGTCTTCATCGCTTTTTAAAATCGTTTCTGCCTCTTCAATACCACTTAATACATTTTCATACTCTCTATATTTATCAACCACTTTTTTCATTTTAGCATGCTTTTTTAGTAACTTTTGATATTGACCTGTATCAGCAATAACTTCTGGATCACTTATTTTTTTATTCAGCTTCTGATAATCATTAGCCAGTTCCTCTAACTTTTCTTTAAGATCAAACACTTTTCTCATCCTTTCTCTGCTCTGGCAAAACTGCTTCTAGAGCAGTAATAGCTACTTCTAACATTGAATCATCAGGTTCCCTAGTAGTCAATTTTTGCAAGTACAAACCTGGGGTAGCTATAGCCTTTATAATCGGATTAATCTTTACTTTCCCTGTAATAGAATCCACTCTACTACCTCCAGCCTCTTTTATAATCTCATAAGATGTACCAGCAATTAAAGGTAACAGAATAACGTGATACATTATACGCTGAAAAAAAGGTGGGCGTCCAAAAAAAGTAAAGAAAAAAATACTCATTAAAATTACAATAAATAAAAAATTAGTTCCACATCTAGGGTGTAAAGTACCAAAAGTCTTAGCATTTTCAACTGTTAGGGGTAAGCCCTTTTCATAAGTAAAGATAACCTTATGTTCAGCCCCATGATACATAAAAACTCTTTTGATATCTTCGAATCTAGAAATAATAAATAAATAAGACAAAAAAGCGATAATTTTTATTATACCCTCTATGAAATTTAATATAAGATTACTCTCCACATAAGAATCTAACAAAGCTACCATACTTGCTGGAAATACAACAAAAAGTAAAATAGCAAAAAGAAAAGAAAGTATTATGCTAGAAATCATCTCTTTAGTAGTAATCTCTTCCTCATCCTCTTCTGCTAATTGATTAGCGGAAAAAGATAAGGCCTTAGTTCCCACAATTAAAGAGCTAAATAAGGCAAGAAATCCTCTAATAAATGGCCACTGTAAAAAAGAATATTTATTAGCTATAGAGTCAGCTTTCATTTTCTTTATAACAATATTATCAGGCGATCTCCTTACAGCAACGGCAATATCTTCCGCCCCGCGCATCATTACTCCTTCTAAAACCGCCTGGCCTCCATATTGATTTTTACTCATGTTAATACCTCCTTTTCAAATTATATTCAAATTTCATAATTGAATATTAAGAAAACAATTAGGTATGAGCTTGATTGTCAAAAAGATTAGTCAAAAAGATTAGTCAAAAATTTATACATATAATACAATAATTTTTTTAAAAACTAAGAAAAAAGCAGAGCTATTAAAAACAGCCCTGCTCTTTTAGCACAGGCCCCTATTCATCCTCTTTGAGGCCATATTTTTTATTAAATCTCTCAATCCTACCACCCTTTGCAGCTTTACGCTGTTTTCCGGTATAGAAAGGATGGCAATTGGAGCATACTTCAACATGTATATTTTCTTTTACTGATTTTGTATTATATTCGGCTCCACATGCACAAACAACAGTTGTTTCTTTCATATCTGGATGTAAACTTTTATTCACTTAAATCACCTCTTTCTACCGTTTTAAACTTTATCCGATAGCTAACATATACTATGTCCACCACTTGTAAATAGCGAAGAAAACAC is a window of Halanaerobiaceae bacterium ANBcell28 DNA encoding:
- a CDS encoding cellulose binding domain-containing protein is translated as MKKYSNRFFAYTILLVFLLLFSQALFANTGQVELELRQDTTAVTNSINPVFTIRNVSNASISLSDLEIRYYYTIDDNQGQSFWCDHAAIVSPDYNGITDSVQGSFVQMPSSTSGASHYLSVEFSGGTLESSAIAEIQTRFAKNDWSNYNQSNDFSFNNANNVAVFLNGQLVWGNTPGGGIIEPERPTEPRLNSAVAGDREVTLSWSSVSNADGYEVKYGTRRGSYSETLDVGSTTRYTVSGLTNNTTYYFVVSAYNDVGSSNNSNEMSATPQSGTQPSGDLTIEIGLESAEPGDRV
- a CDS encoding MraY family glycosyltransferase, whose amino-acid sequence is MLTYISAFFVSLLLTYLLTPMVKKIAFRMDALDMPGERRINKKAIPTMGGIAIYLGFLIPVLLLTNMTSTMLGIILGGSFILIVGILDDLYELSPGLKLSGQIAAASILILFGVRVEFITNPFGGMIYLGTWGIPLTLLWVVSITNTVNLVDGLDGLAAGISVIAALTLFFVGLQEGQFTAAIMAIALAGSSLGFLKYNFNPADIFMGDTGAMFLGFILAAISVSGALKSAAAVTLIVPVLALGVPIFDTIFAIIRRLYNKKPIGEADHGHLHHRLLALGLNQRQAVLSVYGISLGLGLMALIINGSNFQDAVIILISVVLLLVYGAWKVGIFSVELPTESTSLENSNL
- the upp gene encoding uracil phosphoribosyltransferase — its product is MSNLTVTDHPLIQHKIALIRDKKTGAKEFRELVNEIATLMAYEVTRDLPLKEVEIETPLQKTKANKISGKKVGVVPILRAGLGMLDGVLKLIPTAKVGHVGLYREPDTLEPVEYYCKMPTDVEERDLIVIDPMLATGGSASAAIHFVKERKPRSIKLMCLISAPEGIKRVQEDHPDVDIFIAAVDEKLNDHAYIVPGLGDAGDRLYGTK
- the rpiB gene encoding ribose 5-phosphate isomerase B produces the protein MRIAIGSDHAAYDLKRDIIEFLNEKGYEYKDMGTDSSQSVDYPDYSYEVAKLVADGECDKGILICGTGIGMCITANKVKGIRAALCHDTFSARATRNHNNSNVLTMGARVVGPGLALDIVKVWLGEDFDGGRHQNRIDKITEIERGERNSDE
- a CDS encoding low molecular weight protein arginine phosphatase; amino-acid sequence: MPKIVFVCTGNTCRSPMAELLLKKMLHERGIEGWRVFSAGISAFPGQTISRNAADVLKDEGIDSSKHLSKELSKEMISEASLLITMTRVHKKIILEEFPEYADKIYTLKECSNSETGDVIDPYGQSHDIYIDTRDDIKESLEGVLGKLAQSKN
- a CDS encoding manganese efflux pump; translation: MTSWETLALAIALGTDAFSVAIICGIQQFENKSIIRISGVIALFHIVMPLLGIYGGKIIQDILRVLFNIEGNLEGALNVVGSGLLMLIGAYMIVERWLETEEELCNFNVKGWGLIVLAFSVSIDSLSVGISLGMLGNITFIVTLVIGFVAGIMMALGLVFGSKLGHFMGEKAQILGGFALIFLGLHFSGVIY
- a CDS encoding L-threonylcarbamoyladenylate synthase, which gives rise to MSKKYDTIFQKVNYNLIKEANIEELKKEEAVKLAANLLKKGEVLAFPTETVYGLGADASKTKAVEKIYQAKGRPQDNPLIVHIANREQLRSLIRGDISVETENLISNFWPGPLTIILDKNDLLPDATTAGLSSVAIRMPAHPLSRALIELSGLALAAPSANKSGAPSPTTADHVANDLDGRIAMILDGGPSKVGLESTVLDVRGQVRILRPGGVSRKDIEKVLGYKLDDSNNYVQGKLEKELDNEKPLSPGMKYRHYSPETPLYIVKDNDDLVKILEEILHSNKGDNYQKECQEAVGFILTNESYEKYSSFLHGPGIKLIKMGSRKKVEMIAANLFSLLRSLDQMSLRKAYIEAIPEEGIGEAVMNRLYKASLES
- the prmC gene encoding peptide chain release factor N(5)-glutamine methyltransferase, with translation MNIKEILTSTEEYLKKHGVNNPRLEAEVLLSHVMELERIQLYVHFDKPLKKGELDQYRDLVHKRAQKVPIAYLLEKKEFMSLEFFVNEDVLIPRPETEELVESLIKYCEKKSLNDPNIVDVCTGSGAIAVSLAYYLTDARILAIDISAEALEVSKKNIEKFQLSQRVKAARGDLLSPLIKLEKKNVDIVVSNPPYIDKEGMAILSEEVKKEPAIALSGGNDGLDYYRKLIPQAKSVLKIEGLLAMEIGYNQGESIKKLFDEDWKNIRVEKDLSGHDRMVFAEKI
- the prfA gene encoding peptide chain release factor 1 produces the protein MFDLKEKLEELANDYQKLNKKISDPEVIADTGQYQKLLKKHAKMKKVVDKYREYENVLSGIEEAETILKSDEDSDVKELAEMEMEELSPIRERLEEELPILLLPEDPNDEKNVIVEIRAGAGGDEAALFAADLYRMYTRYAEGRGWKSDVMSSSSSGVGGFKEIIFTVEGGDVYSKLKYESGVHRVQRVPSTESSGRIHTSTATVAVLPEAEDIDFEIDPNELRIDVYRSSGPGGQSVNTTDSAVRITHEPSGLVVSCQDEKSQHKNKAKALRVLRARLKEMYEQEQQAELDEARKTQVGTGDRSEKIRTYNFPQGRVSDHRINLTLHKLEQVLNGDLELVIEELINEDMIKRLQKV
- a CDS encoding DUF1385 domain-containing protein, with the protein product MSKNQYGGQAVLEGVMMRGAEDIAVAVRRSPDNIVIKKMKADSIANKYSFLQWPFIRGFLALFSSLIVGTKALSFSANQLAEEDEEEITTKEMISSIILSFLFAILLFVVFPASMVALLDSYVESNLILNFIEGIIKIIAFLSYLFIISRFEDIKRVFMYHGAEHKVIFTYEKGLPLTVENAKTFGTLHPRCGTNFLFIVILMSIFFFTFFGRPPFFQRIMYHVILLPLIAGTSYEIIKEAGGSRVDSITGKVKINPIIKAIATPGLYLQKLTTREPDDSMLEVAITALEAVLPEQRKDEKSV
- the rpmE gene encoding 50S ribosomal protein L31, with the translated sequence MNKSLHPDMKETTVVCACGAEYNTKSVKENIHVEVCSNCHPFYTGKQRKAAKGGRIERFNKKYGLKEDE